In Electrophorus electricus isolate fEleEle1 chromosome 18, fEleEle1.pri, whole genome shotgun sequence, one genomic interval encodes:
- the LOC113590930 gene encoding beta-microseminoprotein-like, whose translation MERTLDVLMKRDHRGETDVPRCQDGVDKTFHPKGTSWTNSKCWTCTCLQSAMRCCHGGLMFQSKHMKHLTDNFPANCEVTYDYHTCTFKVFQKGNPAIRCTYSATGK comes from the exons ATGGAGCGAACATTAGATGTACTGATGAAG AGAGACCACCGGGGTGAAACAG ATGTGCCTCGGTGTCAGGATGGTGTGGATAAGACCTTTCATCCAAAGGGCACCTCCTGGACTAACAGCAAATGCTGGACATGCACATGCCTTCAGAGTGCCATGCGCTGCTGTCATGG aGGTCTGATGTTCCAAAGTAAACATATGAAACAT CTTACCGACAATTTTCCTGCAAACTGTGAGGTGACATACGATTATCACACTTGTACGTTTAAGGTTTTCCAAAAGGGAAATCCAGCCATCAGGTGTACTTATTCTGCTACTGGAAAGTGA